The following nucleotide sequence is from Acidovorax radicis.
CACGCCGCAGGCGATCACGATGTCCTGCGTGCCCGCCATGATGGCCTGGGCCGCAAAGTGCACGGCCTGCTGGCTGGAGCCGCATTTGCGGTCGATGGTGGTGGAAGGCACATGCGCGGGCAGACCGGCGGCCAGCCAGGCCAGGCGCCCGGGCGTGCCTGCCTGCTCGCCCGCCTGGCTGACGCAGCCGCAGATCACGTCGTCCGCGGTGCCGGGGTCGAGCTTGTTGCGGGCCACCAGTTGCTCCAGCACCTGCGAGAGCAGGTCCACGGGATGGACCTCGGCCAGTGCGCCATCGGGCTTGGCCCGGGCCATGGGGCTGCGGATGGCATCGACGATGACAGGAATATTCATACTCACTCCATGTGTTTATGAGACTAATGATCCATTAAAAATGATTTTGCCCGCGTTAGTTTGTGTTAAAGGCCGTGTTTACCCGGTATTTTTTAGCGTGTCAGCCTGAAAAAATCCGCCAACACATCGGTTTTGTGAGACAGGCATTTTGCTTTTGGGTGGACTTCTCCACCACGGCGTCTTGCCAGGGAGCAACAGGTGACAGGTATGCAGGACTTTTTCGGCCGCGCGGCGACGGCTCCCGAGCGGGTGGTACTGGTCATGGCCGAAACCGGCACGCACTACACCGCTGGCGAAGTGGCGCGCAGCGCCTTGCAGATGGCGCAGTGGCTCCATGCCCAGGGGCTGCAGGCGGGCGAGCGCTTCGCGGTGGTGCTGGAAAACCGCGTCGAGATCCTGGCGCTGGCCCTGGCGGCCCGGCGGGCGGGCCTATATGCCGCCGTGCTCAGCACCCACCTGATGCCGGCCGAGGTGGCCTACATCGTGCAGGACTGCGGTGCGCGGCTGGTGGTGGCATCGCACAAGACCTTGCCCCAGCTGGCGGAGTCGCAGGCGGCCCACCCCTTGCCATGCTGGACCGTGGACGACGCCACACCGCAGGCCCAGTCGCTGCAGGCCGCGCTGCAGGCCCTGCAGGGCCTGCCGGCCGACTTTGCAGACCGCCCGTTGGGGCGTGACCTGCTGTATTCATCGGGCACCACGGGCCGGCCCAAGGGTGTGCTCAAGCCCCTGCAGCCCAGCCACCTGCGCGGCCAGACCGACCCCGAGGCGCTGGGCACGGGCCGCCTCATGGGCATGGACGAGCACACCGTGTATCTGTCGCCCGCGCCGCTGTACCACGCGGCGCCGCTGCGCTACACGCTGCGCGTGCTGGAGCTGGGGGGGCAGGCCGTGATCATGGAGCGCTTTGACGCCGAAACCGCCCTGGGCCTCATCGAGCGCCACCACGTCACCCACAGCCAGTGGGTGCCCACCATGTTCGGCCGCATGCTCAAGCTGCCCGAGGAGGTGCGGCGGCGCTACGACCTGTCCAACCACCGCGTGGCCATCCATGCCGCCGCACCGTGCCCCGTTCATGTCAAGCACGCCATGCTCGACTGGTGGGGCGACATCCTGATGGAGTACTACGCGGGCTCCGAGGGCTGCGGCACCACGATGATTTCGTCGCAGGAATGGCGCTTGCGCCCCGGCTCGGTGGGCCGGCCCACCACGGGCCAGCTGCACATCGTGGACGACGCCGGGCAGGAGCTGCCCGTGGGAGAGATCGGCCAGGTGTACTTCTCGGGCGGCGGCCAGTTCAGCTACCTCAACGACCCCGAGAAGACCCGCCAGGCCATCAACGAGCGCGGCTGGATCACCTACGGCGACATCGGCCATGTGGACGCCGAGGGCTATCTGTATTTGAGCGACCGCCGGGCCGACCTGATCCTCTCGGGCGGCGTCAACCTGTACCCGCAGGAGATCGAGAACGCACTGATGCGCCACCCCGACGTGCAGGAGGTGGCCGTGGTGGGCGTGCCCCACCCCGACTTTGGCGAGCAGCCCCTGGCGGCTGTGGTGCTGCGCCTGGGGGCGGACGGCTCTCTCGCAACGGCCCGCGCCATCGCCGCCCAGGCCGCCGAAGTGCTGGCGCGCATGAAGCTGCCCCAGCGCATGGTGTTCGTCGACGCCCTGCCGCGCCTGGAGACCGGCAAGCTGCTGCGCCGCGCGCTCAAGGATCGCTTTCGCGACGAGCCGCAGGCGGGGTTTGCCCTGCGTGACTCCTGAAACCATAGCTGTCAGCGATTTACAGGTAAGCGCCAGAGCCATATTTGACCTTTATTTCTTGAGACACTGACCATGCAAGACCTGATCCAGCGCACCGTCTACCGCGAAGACCACGAGCATTTCCGCGAGCAGGTGCGGCGCTTCTTCGACAAGGAAGTCGTGCCCTTTCATGCCGAGTGGGAGCGCCAGGGCATCGTGCCCAAGGAGGTGTGGCGCAAGGCCGGCCGCGAGGGCCTGCTCAACACCATGCTGCCCGAGCCCTATGGCGGCGGCGGCGACTTCGGCCACGCGGCCGTGCTGATCGAGGAAGTGGGCCGCACGGGGGCCACCGGCCTGGGGTTTCCGCTGCACTCGGACATCGTCGCGCCCTATATCAACACCTATGGCAGCACGGCGCAAAAGGACCGCTGGCTGCCCAAGATGGCAGCGGGCGAGCTGATCGGCGCCATCGCCATGACCGAGCCCGGCGCGGGCAGCGATCTGAAGTCGGTGCGCACCACGGCCACGTTGGTCAAGAGCAGCGGGGGCGACCACTACGTCCTCAACGGCAGCAAGACCTTCATCACCAACGGCATCAATTGCGAGCTCGTCATCGTGGTGGCCAAGACCGCACCCGAGCTGGGCGCCAAGGGCGTGTCGCTGATCGTGGTGGAGGAGGGCACACCTGGCTTCAGCAAGGGCCGCAAGCTCGAGAAGATCGGCCTCATGGCGCAGGACACCTCCGAGCTGTTCTTCGACAACGTCCAGGTGCCGGTGGACAACCGCCTGGGCGAAGAGAACATGGGCTTCAAGTACCTGATGCACGAGCTGGCACAGGAGCGCCTGGTGGTGGCAGTGCGCGCGGCCATGTGCATCGAGACCTTCCTGCAAAAGACCGTGGACTACACCCGCGAGCGCAAGGCCTTTGGCCAGACGGTGTTCGAGTTCCAGAACACGCGCTTCAAGCTCGCCGAGGCCAAGGCCCAGGCCACCATGCTGCGTGTGTTTGTGGACGACTGCATCGCGCTGCACCTCCAGCGCGCGCTCACGCCCGAGCGCGCCGCCATGGTCAAGCTCAATGCCACGGCGCTGCAAAACTGCCTGCTCGACGAGTTTTTGCAGCTGCATGGCGGCTACGGCTACATGACCGAATACCAGGTGGGCCGCGCCTGGACCGATGCGCGCATCGGACGAATCTACGGCGGTAGCGACGAGATCATGAAGGAAATCATCGCCCGCACGCTGTAGCCCGAGCCATCCGTTCCCTACACAACCTTCAAGGAGACATCACCATGGCATTCACCCGGCGCAAGACCCTGGGCCACTGGCTACCCCTGATCGCACTGGCCGCTGCCTGCGGCGTCAGCGGCGCACAGGCGCAGGACCAATACCCCAGCAAACCCATCCGGCTCATCGTGCCTTACCCGGCCGGCGGTGGCACCGACATCATTGCCCGCCTGATTGGCACGCAACTCACCCAGCGGTGGGGCCAGGCGGTGGTGGTGGAGAACAAGCCCGGCGCCAGCGGCATACTGGGCAACGACACCGTGGCCAAGGCGCCGGGCGACGGCTACACCGTGCTCATGGGCATCACCACCGTGGTGCAGATCCCGGCGCTGTACAAGAAGGTGCCCTACAAGCTCAGCGACCTGGCCCCGGTGTCGCAGGTGGCCAAGTCGGCGGACCTGCTGATGGTGCCGCGCAGCTCGGGCGTGACCACGCTCGAGCAGTTCGTTCAGAAGGCCAAGGCCGCGCCCGGCACGTTCAACTACGGCACCTATGGCAACGCCACCTCGTCGCACATGAACGGCGAGCGCTTCAAGCAAAAGGCCGGCATCGACATCACCCACATCCCCTACCAGGGCTCGGGGCCCGAGATGGCAGCCATGCTGGGCGGGCAGCTGACGCTGGCCTTCGTCGATGCCACGGCCGCCTACCCGCACATCAAGTCCGACAAGATCAACATCCTGGCCGTGACCGGCGCCCAGCGCCATCCGGCCCTGCCGCAGGTGCCCACCATGACCGAGGCGGGCTACCCGGGCCTGGAGGCCAATGGCTGGTTCGGCATGTTCCTGCCCGCCACGGCGCCCAAGGCCATCGTGGACAAGCTGGGCGCCGAGGTGAGTTCAATAGTCAAGACCCCCGAGCTGAACAAGCGCCTGACCGAGATGGGCCTGATTGCCGTGGGCTCGCTGCCCGACGAGTTCAAGGCCCAGATCGACAAGGATGCCGCGCATTGGAAGAGCGTGGCCGAGGCGGCCAAGATCTCGATGGACTGAGCCCCGACCACCCCACCACCCCATGCAGGGAAAAGCACGATGACCCACGAAGCCCACCCCCTTGGATGGAGCCGGCGCCAGCTGCTGGCGGTAGCGGCCAGCGCAGCCGCCATTGGTCCGCTCCACGCGCAGGCGCAGGCCCGCTTCGCCACCCGCCCGGTGCGGGTGGTGGTGCCCTTTGCTGCCGGCGGTGCCACCGACGTCATTGCGCGCGTGCTGGGCGAGCGCATGGCGCAGCGCTTCGGCCAACCGGTCGTGGTGGATAGCAAACCGGGTGCGGCCGGCCTGATCGCTGGCGATGCGGTGGCCAAGTCCCCGCCCGACGGCATGACGGCGCTGCTGGGCACCACCTCGTCGATGCTGACCAACAAGTACCTGTACAAAAAGACGCCCTACGACCCGCTGACCGACCTGACTCCGCTGGTGCGCGTGTGCCTGGCACCGATTGCCCTGGTGGTCGCGGCCGACACGCCCGCGCAGAACCTGCAGGAGTTCATGGCCTGGATACAGGCCCATAAGGGCAAGCTGTCCTACGGCTCTTACGGCATCGGCTCGCATGGTCAGCTGGCCTGCACCACGCTCAGCGAGGTGGCCAGCGCTGGCATGACCCATGTGGCTTACAAGGGCGAAGCGCCCATGGTGCAAGACCTGTTGGGCGGGCAGATCCAGATCGGCATGGGCAGCATGGTCAACCTCAAGCCCCATATCGACGCGGGCAAGCTGCGCGCCCTGGCCGTCACCGGCCCTCGCCGTGTTCCCCTGTTGCCGGATGTTCCCACCTTCATCGAAGCCGGATACAAGCACGATGCGCTGTCCATCGTGGGCTGGCTGGCCATCGCCGGCCCCAAGAACATGCCGGCCGAGGTGGCTCGCCAATGGGCTGAAGCCGCCAACGAGGCCGTGGCCAGCCGTGAGGGCACGGCCCGGATCATTGCCGCGGGCTTTGTGCCGGTAGATGACGACACGCCGCAGGGCTTTGCCAAGCTATGGGCTCAGGAAGGCCCCATCTGGGGCCGCTTGCTGCAGGCCGC
It contains:
- a CDS encoding AMP-binding protein; the protein is MQDFFGRAATAPERVVLVMAETGTHYTAGEVARSALQMAQWLHAQGLQAGERFAVVLENRVEILALALAARRAGLYAAVLSTHLMPAEVAYIVQDCGARLVVASHKTLPQLAESQAAHPLPCWTVDDATPQAQSLQAALQALQGLPADFADRPLGRDLLYSSGTTGRPKGVLKPLQPSHLRGQTDPEALGTGRLMGMDEHTVYLSPAPLYHAAPLRYTLRVLELGGQAVIMERFDAETALGLIERHHVTHSQWVPTMFGRMLKLPEEVRRRYDLSNHRVAIHAAAPCPVHVKHAMLDWWGDILMEYYAGSEGCGTTMISSQEWRLRPGSVGRPTTGQLHIVDDAGQELPVGEIGQVYFSGGGQFSYLNDPEKTRQAINERGWITYGDIGHVDAEGYLYLSDRRADLILSGGVNLYPQEIENALMRHPDVQEVAVVGVPHPDFGEQPLAAVVLRLGADGSLATARAIAAQAAEVLARMKLPQRMVFVDALPRLETGKLLRRALKDRFRDEPQAGFALRDS
- a CDS encoding acyl-CoA dehydrogenase family protein, which produces MQDLIQRTVYREDHEHFREQVRRFFDKEVVPFHAEWERQGIVPKEVWRKAGREGLLNTMLPEPYGGGGDFGHAAVLIEEVGRTGATGLGFPLHSDIVAPYINTYGSTAQKDRWLPKMAAGELIGAIAMTEPGAGSDLKSVRTTATLVKSSGGDHYVLNGSKTFITNGINCELVIVVAKTAPELGAKGVSLIVVEEGTPGFSKGRKLEKIGLMAQDTSELFFDNVQVPVDNRLGEENMGFKYLMHELAQERLVVAVRAAMCIETFLQKTVDYTRERKAFGQTVFEFQNTRFKLAEAKAQATMLRVFVDDCIALHLQRALTPERAAMVKLNATALQNCLLDEFLQLHGGYGYMTEYQVGRAWTDARIGRIYGGSDEIMKEIIARTL
- a CDS encoding Bug family tripartite tricarboxylate transporter substrate binding protein gives rise to the protein MAFTRRKTLGHWLPLIALAAACGVSGAQAQDQYPSKPIRLIVPYPAGGGTDIIARLIGTQLTQRWGQAVVVENKPGASGILGNDTVAKAPGDGYTVLMGITTVVQIPALYKKVPYKLSDLAPVSQVAKSADLLMVPRSSGVTTLEQFVQKAKAAPGTFNYGTYGNATSSHMNGERFKQKAGIDITHIPYQGSGPEMAAMLGGQLTLAFVDATAAYPHIKSDKINILAVTGAQRHPALPQVPTMTEAGYPGLEANGWFGMFLPATAPKAIVDKLGAEVSSIVKTPELNKRLTEMGLIAVGSLPDEFKAQIDKDAAHWKSVAEAAKISMD
- a CDS encoding Bug family tripartite tricarboxylate transporter substrate binding protein — encoded protein: MTHEAHPLGWSRRQLLAVAASAAAIGPLHAQAQARFATRPVRVVVPFAAGGATDVIARVLGERMAQRFGQPVVVDSKPGAAGLIAGDAVAKSPPDGMTALLGTTSSMLTNKYLYKKTPYDPLTDLTPLVRVCLAPIALVVAADTPAQNLQEFMAWIQAHKGKLSYGSYGIGSHGQLACTTLSEVASAGMTHVAYKGEAPMVQDLLGGQIQIGMGSMVNLKPHIDAGKLRALAVTGPRRVPLLPDVPTFIEAGYKHDALSIVGWLAIAGPKNMPAEVARQWAEAANEAVASREGTARIIAAGFVPVDDDTPQGFAKLWAQEGPIWGRLLQAAGVQPS